The Quercus lobata isolate SW786 chromosome 4, ValleyOak3.0 Primary Assembly, whole genome shotgun sequence genome segment tctaaaaattattataataaggAAAAGGACAGTTAGGTGAACCAGAATCTATCAGGTTGGTGAGAATCTGTCGTGCTGCATCACTATCTACATCCTGATGAACCCCTCTGTAGATCTCTTCCAGCTCATTTTGCCTCTTAAACACCAATTCCTTCATCTTTCCAGATTTCAGGACATTCAATTGCGCAACTTCTATCTCAGTCTGAATCAGATATAACATCATTAAAACTACAACATAGTGTCCTCTGAAATATTCTAAGAAAAGTAAAGACACTAAGCATCACCTGTTCAATGACATCCAGAGCAAGGCATCCTTGCCTTGACACCTCATCAACTGAGGAAGAAATTACACTGATCACATGTCCAAATCGTTTTTGCTCATCAACTGGTGTGTCCATGAGATTCCATAGATCAGTCAGTGTCCTCCCAAGATCTTTCAGCTAAggtaaaacaatattattaagaGAAAGAACTTTTTAGTAAACTTCTGAATATAATACACCACAGCATGAAATATGCAAGACCCTTATAATGGCACAGGACTCAAGCCCTAAGCATATTAtcaaggggagagagagaacagTAGTTCTGATCATGCAATATACtttcaaaaatgaaatgcaATTAAGACGCAAAAGTAAATCTTTTGACACATCTCATAATGTCACTCTCAATTTAATAGAATTTCAGGCCAACTTTTTAGGGCCGGCTCCACATAGCCAATTTGCCCCTCTTTTTTTCAAGGATGAATTTCACCATTCTACTTTATCTAGACTCATATTGTACATTAAATCATTCACCATAAGGTCTATACTCACCACCACATTCATCATATGTTCCATCTTATAGCAGCTTCACTTGAACCAAATCACAAGTTATACAAGTAGAATCAATGTTTCACTTCTTGTCTGTCATTGCTACAAGCCTTTTATACCACAGGGACACATGCTGttctttttagtgtttttagCTTGCAGCTCATCTACTTCAAATCATTCTAGCAAGTCATACCATAAAGTATAGATGGTATTGCAGCTATGGTATAGAAGCCTCCTTAAATCACAAAGACCTCATCGACTCCACACCAACCAGGGAGTGGGGAGGGAAAGGGATTTCAAACCTCGTTGGCATTTCCCATGTCAACACCACCCCCTcaaccccacccccccccaaaaaaaaaatgatacattGTGTTTTTCTTGATACGTAAGCACAACTCACTGAAGCTATGACCTCAACCCTTCACATCTCACCCCTTGTTTATATAGGTGAAGGAGATGTCATTTGGTTCAAAACTGCTGGCTGCTTCTTGCTAGGAAATAATATCTCTTTTCACTAAGACCCATTATTAACATCTCTTCCTTACCCAATCTCTTACAAACATGAACTGCATTAAAAAATGCCTAAATGTTATATACCAAATACAACTAGATCAAATTTATATGCTCGCTTCACACACAATAAACATAAGCACATTCACACATGGAAGCACCCACATATATACATGCACAAATTACACTCACTCACACATATATTGATAGATAGACACAGAGAGTGAGATCGATTGTTAGGTCACCTTTTGTAGCCTTTGTTGTTTCTCCTGCTTTAGTGAGTGCATCACACCCGTTAATCTAGCAAGGGTATCATTGCTGATGTTCTTTGATTGATGACCTGAGGTATCACTCAAACTTGGGTGCACTTCATTAACTGTCTTAGAAAAATCAATTGACATCACAACTGCTAGCTCCCGGACAGTATTAACATGGCTATTGACCTTTTGTAATCGGAAAATCTGCATATTAAACAAAAGGGGAGCTAAACACAAGTGAAATGGGACGTTCAATTACTCTCATGATACAACTTTAAACTCCAAATCACTACTATCAAAGGTACCTTTTCATTCTGAAGTTCCTGAAGGTGAGACTTAAACTCCCCCAACTTCTTCACTGTGAGATCATGTTCATTAACTTGTGGATCAGAAGAACTGTTAGATTGACCATGTCCTGATATTTCAGCACAGATGTGAACAATCTGTGACTGGATTTCTGAAAATTCCTTGATTCTTTCTTGCTTCTTTGACCTTAACTCCTCCAAAGTTGGTTTTATGGCAGATATTTGCTCCTTAAGAGTGCCCCTTCCCTTTCCAAACAGTTCAAAAAGGACCAACTCAACAAATAACATGCAAGAATAAGTATAATAGAGCAAAGATATACATAGAAAGGTCATATAGAATACGTGCAGCAAATAGTAAGGCCATTGTCAGGAAATGAAAACACAATAGAGAAATGCATATTCTGTACAACAATAGGACTTTAGGAGCAACAATAAATTAATCATGTAAAAGAAGTAGCAAACCCGTGAAAAGGAGGCATGTTCCCCGAGGGCAGAGACAATATTGGCAATTTCGGCTTCAGACTCAACCAATGACTGATGCAAGTCAGCCTTGTACTTTCTTGTTTTTTCAACCTTCTTTCGGTAAATGTCAAGGCACTCTTGCTCAAGTTGCAGGAGCATCTTATCCCTTTCGCTGTCACTCTCCCCAATTTCATTCCATATTATCTAtatgacaacaacaaaaaaataaataaataaataacatatgtAAAAGACTACCCATGAAGCAAAATGACCCTGATTAGCGCAAATCTAGCTCATTGTATTACTAAAGC includes the following:
- the LOC115983333 gene encoding 65-kDa microtubule-associated protein 5 isoform X1 translates to MTTMPPTLSPSRTTCASLLHELQIIWNEIGESDSERDKMLLQLEQECLDIYRKKVEKTRKYKADLHQSLVESEAEIANIVSALGEHASFSRGRGTLKEQISAIKPTLEELRSKKQERIKEFSEIQSQIVHICAEISGHGQSNSSSDPQVNEHDLTVKKLGEFKSHLQELQNEKIFRLQKVNSHVNTVRELAVVMSIDFSKTVNEVHPSLSDTSGHQSKNISNDTLARLTGVMHSLKQEKQQRLQKLKDLGRTLTDLWNLMDTPVDEQKRFGHVISVISSSVDEVSRQGCLALDVIEQTEIEVAQLNVLKSGKMKELVFKRQNELEEIYRGVHQDVDSDAARQILTNLIDSGNVDLSDLLSSMDDQIVKAKEQAVSRKDILDKVEKWRYATDEENWLEEYERDENRYSAGRGAHKNLKRAEKARNLVGKIPAVVDNLTAKVKAWEVEKGIPFLYDKVPILSSLEEYIVLRQEREEERRKSREQKRLQEQLAAEQEALFGSRPTPKKPLGQNTSINTMAGTPLGRRVSTPSGRPGISTGKERRESVRNIIPVNYVALPKDDSSVSRGS
- the LOC115983333 gene encoding 65-kDa microtubule-associated protein 5 isoform X2, whose protein sequence is MPPFHGGTLKEQISAIKPTLEELRSKKQERIKEFSEIQSQIVHICAEISGHGQSNSSSDPQVNEHDLTVKKLGEFKSHLQELQNEKIFRLQKVNSHVNTVRELAVVMSIDFSKTVNEVHPSLSDTSGHQSKNISNDTLARLTGVMHSLKQEKQQRLQKLKDLGRTLTDLWNLMDTPVDEQKRFGHVISVISSSVDEVSRQGCLALDVIEQTEIEVAQLNVLKSGKMKELVFKRQNELEEIYRGVHQDVDSDAARQILTNLIDSGNVDLSDLLSSMDDQIVKAKEQAVSRKDILDKVEKWRYATDEENWLEEYERDENRYSAGRGAHKNLKRAEKARNLVGKIPAVVDNLTAKVKAWEVEKGIPFLYDKVPILSSLEEYIVLRQEREEERRKSREQKRLQEQLAAEQEALFGSRPTPKKPLGQNTSINTMAGTPLGRRVSTPSGRPGISTGKERRESVRNIIPVNYVALPKDDSSVSRGS